One stretch of Camelus bactrianus isolate YW-2024 breed Bactrian camel chromosome 19, ASM4877302v1, whole genome shotgun sequence DNA includes these proteins:
- the DSTN gene encoding destrin, with protein MKVRKCSTPEEIKKRKKAVIFCLSADKKCIIVEEGKEILVGDVGVTITDPFKHFVGMLPEKDCRYALYDASFETKESRKEELMFFLWAPELAPLKSKMIYASSKDAIKKKFQGIKHECQANGPEDLNRACIAEKLGGSLIVAFEGCPV; from the exons ATGAAAGTTCGGAAGTGTTCCACACCAgaagaaatcaagaaaagaaagaaggctgTCATTTTTTGTCTCAGTGCAGACAAAAAGTGCATCATTGTAGAAGAAGGCAAAGAGATCTTGGTTGGAGATGTTGGTGTAACCATAACCGATCCTTTCAAGCATTTCGTGGGAATGCTTCCTGAAAAAGATTGTCGCTATGCTTTGTATGATGCAAGCTTTGAAACCAAGGAATCCAGAAAAGAGGAGTTGATGTTTTTTTTGTG GGCACCAGAACTAGCACCTCTGAAAAGCAAAATGATCTATGCAAGCTCCAAGGATGCGATCAAAAAGAAATTTCAAG GGATAAAACACGAATGTCAAGCAAATGGACCAGAAGACCTCAACCGGGCTTGTATTGCGGAAAAGCTAGGTGGATCCTTAATTGTAGCTTTTGAAGGATGCCCTGTGTAG